A single Halarcobacter anaerophilus DNA region contains:
- a CDS encoding MarR family winged helix-turn-helix transcriptional regulator produces MRAELDKSILFKVNQTANLLNSSFNQVLQPFDIAIEQRITLEFIKNRKSVNQTKIAKVLAKDKTTISRTLRALESKGYIKRDEKSLDKRTNLIKLTALGEEVLEKSSYTVKSFRESLSSKLSKEEEEQLFKLLNKLLSSLKEE; encoded by the coding sequence ATGAGAGCAGAGTTAGATAAATCAATTTTATTTAAAGTAAATCAAACAGCAAATTTATTAAATAGTTCTTTTAATCAAGTTTTACAACCCTTTGATATTGCAATCGAACAAAGAATCACTTTAGAATTTATAAAAAACAGAAAAAGCGTAAATCAGACAAAAATAGCAAAAGTTTTGGCAAAAGATAAAACAACAATAAGTAGAACTCTTAGAGCTTTAGAATCAAAAGGTTATATAAAAAGAGATGAAAAAAGCCTGGATAAAAGAACAAATTTGATAAAATTAACAGCTTTGGGAGAAGAAGTTTTAGAAAAGAGTTCTTATACCGTAAAATCTTTTAGAGAGAGTTTGTCTTCTAAACTCTCTAAAGAGGAAGAAGAACAACTCTTTAAACTCTTAAACAAGCTTTTAAGTTCATTAAAAGAAGAGTAG
- the cysK gene encoding cysteine synthase A yields the protein MKFAQNVTELIGNTPLVRLQKASEKTNATILGKCEFMNPTHSVKDRIGTNMIKTALEKGLINEDTTIIEPTSGNTGIALASVCAGLGIKLVLTMPSSMSIERRKLLKAFGAQLVLTEPEKGMKGAIDKANELAEDTPNSFIPQQFANEANPDIHRKTTAKEILKDTDGKVDIFIAAVGTGGSLTGTGEILKEQNPNIEIIAVEPDASPVLSGGKPGPHKIQGIGAGFVPDVLNTKLYNEVITVKNEDAIKTSKELARNEGLLVGISAGANVYAAELVASRPENKGKTIVTLLCDTGERYLSSGLFDDE from the coding sequence ATGAAATTTGCACAAAACGTTACAGAGTTAATAGGAAATACACCCTTAGTTAGATTACAAAAAGCAAGCGAGAAAACAAACGCTACAATTTTGGGGAAATGTGAATTTATGAACCCGACACATTCTGTAAAAGACAGAATCGGAACAAATATGATAAAAACTGCACTTGAAAAAGGTTTAATCAATGAAGATACTACAATTATTGAACCTACAAGCGGGAATACCGGAATTGCATTAGCTTCTGTTTGTGCGGGACTTGGAATAAAACTTGTTCTTACAATGCCAAGTTCAATGAGTATCGAAAGAAGAAAACTTCTTAAAGCTTTTGGGGCACAACTTGTATTAACTGAACCTGAAAAAGGGATGAAAGGAGCTATTGATAAAGCTAATGAATTAGCTGAAGATACACCGAACTCTTTTATACCTCAGCAGTTTGCAAATGAAGCAAATCCCGATATTCACAGAAAAACAACTGCAAAAGAGATTTTAAAAGATACAGACGGAAAAGTTGATATTTTTATTGCAGCTGTGGGAACAGGTGGGTCACTTACAGGAACAGGTGAAATTTTAAAAGAGCAAAATCCTAATATTGAGATTATAGCTGTAGAACCTGATGCTTCTCCTGTTTTAAGCGGAGGAAAACCTGGACCTCATAAAATTCAAGGTATTGGTGCGGGATTTGTTCCTGATGTTTTAAATACAAAACTTTACAATGAAGTAATAACAGTAAAAAATGAAGATGCAATAAAAACATCTAAAGAGTTGGCAAGAAATGAAGGTTTATTAGTAGGTATTAGTGCAGGAGCTAACGTTTATGCAGCAGAACTTGTTGCTTCAAGACCTGAAAATAAAGGTAAAACAATAGTTACTCTACTTTGCGATACAGGAGAGAGATATCTAAGTTCAGGATTATTTGACGATGAGTAA
- a CDS encoding multidrug effflux MFS transporter, translated as MKKAVNHIYLIVLLSILSSVAPIATDTYIPSIPEIASDFNVTIEKIELTLSIFLIGFSIGQIFGGPISDRIGRRKSSLFGLMGFAFFSFIMIFSSTIYELWLYRFFEAIFGGIVVVNAMAVVRDKFHGTEAAKVFSLIGTIRSIAPLIAPAIGSLIIHFFSWQAVFLYLTLYALFTAFLIYKDLDESYTYVKQSIYQSYKMVLTHKTAMKAMLTLALGFSGFFIFIAKSSFIYIEYFKISTDYFPLFFGFNFIILIGMIKVNIEFLKKFNPIDLVKYSLLIQIITGVVWIINYNEPSLTIIMILMATYMSMMAFVFGNCMALALEHFSQNAGVASGVVGVLQFGLGAIISSIALVFHSNSFLAIGVSITLISIIAFLIIRTYK; from the coding sequence ATGAAAAAAGCAGTAAATCATATTTATCTTATAGTATTATTATCGATTCTCTCTTCGGTTGCACCCATTGCAACAGATACTTACATACCCTCAATTCCCGAAATAGCAAGTGATTTTAATGTAACTATTGAAAAAATTGAATTAACTTTATCTATATTTTTAATTGGATTTTCAATAGGACAAATATTCGGCGGTCCCATTTCAGACAGAATAGGAAGAAGAAAAAGCTCACTTTTCGGACTTATGGGTTTTGCTTTTTTTAGTTTTATAATGATTTTTAGTTCAACTATTTATGAGTTGTGGTTATATAGATTTTTTGAAGCAATCTTCGGCGGAATTGTAGTCGTAAATGCAATGGCAGTAGTAAGGGACAAATTTCACGGAACGGAAGCAGCCAAAGTATTCTCTTTGATTGGAACTATTAGAAGTATTGCTCCTCTTATAGCTCCTGCAATAGGCTCTTTAATAATACACTTTTTTTCATGGCAGGCTGTATTTTTATATCTTACTTTATATGCTTTGTTTACGGCATTTTTAATATATAAAGATTTAGATGAGAGTTATACTTACGTAAAGCAGAGTATTTATCAATCATATAAAATGGTATTAACCCATAAAACGGCAATGAAAGCTATGTTAACTTTGGCTTTGGGCTTTTCGGGGTTCTTTATTTTTATTGCAAAATCCTCTTTTATATATATAGAATATTTTAAAATCTCGACTGATTATTTTCCTTTGTTTTTTGGATTTAATTTTATAATTTTAATAGGAATGATAAAAGTAAATATAGAGTTTTTAAAAAAATTTAATCCAATCGATTTGGTTAAGTATAGTCTTCTTATTCAAATTATTACAGGAGTTGTATGGATAATAAATTATAATGAGCCTTCATTAACGATAATAATGATTTTAATGGCAACTTACATGAGTATGATGGCTTTTGTTTTCGGTAACTGTATGGCACTTGCTCTTGAACACTTCTCCCAAAATGCGGGAGTAGCTTCGGGAGTAGTGGGAGTTTTACAGTTTGGTTTAGGGGCAATTATATCTTCAATTGCACTTGTTTTTCACTCTAACTCTTTTTTAGCAATAGGAGTTAGTATAACACTTATTTCAATAATTGCTTTTTTAATTATAAGAACTTATAAATAA
- a CDS encoding O-acetylhomoserine aminocarboxypropyltransferase/cysteine synthase family protein — protein sequence MQKETIAVHGGYNNKEGWGTMNVPIAQTTAFAFRDAEHAANLFALKELGSIYSRLTNPTTDILEQRFAQLEGGAGALCVASGQAAIFYAIANVAQAGDNVLISDKLYGGAVTLLTHSLKRFGISAKIFKSEDASNLEEQIDENTKAIFFESLSNPQIAVADVEKIVEIAKRNGVLTICDNTVASAWLFNPIKWGVDIVVHSTSKYTNGQGSAIGGVIIERDGLADFFKQNSKRYPHFNEPDESYHGLVYTEVPLPNFTLRARLALLRDFGAAQSPHNSWLLLQTIETLDIRMDKHSNSALEVAKFLETHPKVKSVNYPGLESSVYHEKAQKYFKDGKASGLISFEVEDFDAAKKVIDSAKLFSVVVNIGDSKSLIVHPASTTHSQMNEKELKEAGINPTTIRLSIGLENPIDLVEDLKQALE from the coding sequence ATGCAAAAAGAGACTATTGCAGTACATGGAGGATATAACAATAAAGAGGGATGGGGGACAATGAATGTTCCTATTGCTCAAACTACTGCATTTGCATTTAGAGATGCTGAACATGCTGCAAATCTATTTGCTCTAAAAGAGTTGGGGTCTATTTATTCAAGATTAACAAACCCGACAACAGATATTTTAGAACAAAGATTTGCCCAATTAGAAGGCGGTGCCGGAGCACTTTGCGTAGCAAGCGGTCAAGCGGCAATTTTTTATGCGATTGCAAATGTGGCTCAAGCAGGAGATAATGTCTTAATTTCCGATAAACTTTACGGCGGAGCAGTTACACTTTTAACTCACTCTTTAAAAAGATTTGGAATAAGTGCAAAAATATTTAAAAGCGAAGATGCTTCTAATTTGGAGGAGCAAATTGATGAAAATACAAAAGCAATCTTTTTTGAATCTTTATCAAATCCGCAAATAGCTGTAGCAGATGTGGAAAAAATTGTAGAGATTGCAAAAAGAAACGGTGTTTTAACAATTTGTGACAATACAGTTGCAAGTGCTTGGCTTTTTAATCCTATTAAATGGGGAGTTGATATTGTTGTTCACTCAACTTCAAAATATACAAACGGTCAAGGAAGTGCAATCGGGGGAGTTATTATAGAAAGAGACGGCTTGGCTGATTTTTTCAAACAAAACAGCAAAAGATACCCTCATTTTAATGAACCTGATGAGTCATACCACGGTCTGGTTTATACGGAAGTTCCTCTTCCAAACTTTACTTTAAGAGCAAGACTTGCTTTATTAAGAGATTTTGGAGCAGCACAATCTCCACATAATTCATGGTTACTCTTGCAAACAATCGAGACATTGGATATTAGAATGGATAAACATTCAAACTCTGCTTTAGAAGTTGCTAAATTTTTAGAAACACACCCTAAAGTAAAATCGGTAAATTATCCGGGATTAGAATCAAGTGTTTACCATGAAAAAGCACAAAAATATTTCAAAGACGGAAAAGCTTCAGGGTTAATCTCTTTTGAAGTAGAAGATTTTGATGCAGCAAAAAAAGTTATTGACAGTGCAAAACTGTTTAGTGTAGTCGTAAATATAGGAGACAGTAAGTCTTTAATAGTACACCCTGCTTCTACAACCCATTCTCAAATGAATGAAAAAGAGTTAAAAGAAGCAGGAATAAATCCTACAACAATCAGACTCTCAATAGGTTTGGAAAATCCTATTGATTTGGTTGAGGATTTAAAACAAGCTTTAGAATAA
- a CDS encoding phosphoadenylyl-sulfate reductase, whose translation MEIKKLNEKFANKKADEILEYFLKEYGREAAISSSLGAEDQVLTDIALKIDKKANIFTLDTGRLHPQTYDVMDATNLKYGIKIKIFFPKNEEIEKLYQTQGVNGHFESIENRKRCCNIRKMEPLKRALKPLKVWITGLRAAQSVTRADMPIIEWDENFEVIKVNPLINWSEDDVWNYIKTNNVPYNKLHDEGYPSIGCAPCTRAIKKGEDIRAGRWWWENPKHKECGLHVK comes from the coding sequence ATGGAAATTAAGAAATTAAACGAAAAGTTTGCCAATAAAAAGGCAGATGAGATTTTAGAATACTTTTTAAAAGAGTATGGAAGAGAAGCTGCAATATCAAGCAGTTTAGGTGCAGAAGATCAAGTATTGACGGATATAGCTTTGAAAATTGACAAAAAAGCAAATATCTTTACCCTTGATACGGGAAGATTACATCCTCAAACCTATGATGTAATGGATGCAACAAATTTAAAATACGGAATAAAAATAAAGATTTTTTTCCCAAAAAACGAAGAGATAGAAAAACTCTATCAAACACAAGGTGTAAACGGACACTTTGAAAGTATTGAAAATAGAAAAAGATGTTGTAACATAAGAAAGATGGAACCTCTTAAAAGAGCTTTAAAGCCTTTGAAAGTCTGGATTACGGGACTAAGAGCAGCTCAGAGTGTTACAAGAGCCGATATGCCGATTATTGAGTGGGATGAAAACTTTGAAGTTATAAAAGTAAATCCTCTTATAAATTGGAGTGAAGATGATGTTTGGAACTATATAAAAACAAACAATGTTCCATATAACAAACTTCATGATGAAGGATACCCAAGCATTGGATGTGCCCCTTGTACAAGAGCTATTAAAAAAGGCGAAGATATAAGAGCAGGAAGATGGTGGTGGGAAAACCCCAAACATAAGGAGTGTGGACTACACGTAAAATAG
- a CDS encoding RrF2 family transcriptional regulator has product MPLISTKGAYGLTAMYELSKHKEDTPLQIKEISSNANIPQNYLEQLLSKLRRAGLVESIRGAKGGYILARKPEEIIVKDILIALEGDLKILDKRTDNPVLNMFFLEAKENMKKLFEISLAQLNEYQDKYNQVLHYNI; this is encoded by the coding sequence ATGCCGTTAATTTCCACAAAAGGTGCATACGGTTTAACAGCCATGTATGAGTTAAGTAAGCATAAAGAGGATACTCCTTTACAAATAAAAGAGATATCTTCAAATGCAAATATTCCTCAAAACTACCTAGAACAGCTTCTAAGTAAACTTAGACGTGCAGGTTTGGTAGAGAGTATTAGAGGAGCAAAAGGCGGATATATCTTAGCTAGAAAACCTGAAGAGATCATAGTAAAAGATATATTAATTGCCCTGGAAGGGGATTTGAAAATCTTAGACAAAAGGACAGATAACCCTGTTTTAAATATGTTCTTTCTAGAGGCAAAAGAGAATATGAAAAAATTATTTGAGATAAGTCTTGCTCAGTTAAACGAGTATCAAGACAAATACAACCAAGTATTACATTATAATATATAA
- the cysD gene encoding sulfate adenylyltransferase subunit CysD, which produces MITTERLTHLKQLEAESIHILREVVAEFDNPAMLYSVGKDSAVMLHLAVKAFHPAKLPFPLLHVDTTWKFKEMIEFRDQRAKELGFELLVHINEEGVKQGIGPFTHGSAVHTDVMKTQGLKQALNKYKFDAVFGGARRDEEKSRAKERIYSFRDEKHRWDPKNQRPELWNIYNSKIKKGESIRVFPLSNWTELDIWQYIYLEQIPIVPLYFAKQRPVVVRDGVKILVDDDRLPLNEGETPSLEWVRFRTLGCYPLTGAVESQAQSLTDIIQEMLLTKTSERQGRVIDNDSAGSMEKKKIEGYF; this is translated from the coding sequence ATGATTACTACAGAAAGATTAACGCATTTAAAACAGCTTGAAGCTGAATCTATACATATATTAAGAGAGGTAGTTGCTGAGTTTGACAACCCGGCTATGCTTTACTCGGTAGGAAAAGACTCTGCGGTGATGTTGCACCTTGCAGTAAAAGCTTTTCACCCCGCAAAACTTCCATTTCCCCTACTTCATGTGGATACAACCTGGAAATTCAAAGAGATGATTGAGTTTAGAGACCAAAGGGCAAAAGAGCTAGGTTTTGAACTTCTTGTTCATATAAACGAAGAGGGAGTAAAACAAGGAATCGGTCCTTTTACACACGGTAGTGCAGTTCACACAGATGTTATGAAAACCCAAGGACTAAAACAAGCTTTAAACAAATACAAATTTGATGCAGTTTTTGGAGGAGCTAGAAGGGATGAAGAGAAGAGTCGTGCAAAAGAGAGAATCTACTCATTTAGAGATGAGAAGCATAGATGGGACCCTAAAAATCAAAGACCTGAACTTTGGAATATCTATAACTCTAAAATAAAAAAAGGTGAATCAATTAGAGTATTCCCTTTATCAAACTGGACGGAGCTTGATATTTGGCAATATATCTATTTGGAGCAGATACCTATTGTTCCTCTATACTTTGCAAAACAAAGACCCGTTGTAGTAAGAGACGGAGTAAAAATTCTTGTTGATGATGACAGATTGCCGCTAAATGAGGGAGAGACTCCTTCTTTAGAGTGGGTTAGATTTAGAACCCTAGGATGTTATCCTTTAACGGGAGCAGTAGAAAGTCAAGCGCAAAGTTTAACAGATATTATTCAAGAGATGCTTTTAACAAAAACAAGTGAAAGACAAGGAAGAGTAATAGACAACGACAGTGCAGGTTCAATGGAGAAAAAGAAGATAGAGGGGTATTTTTAA
- a CDS encoding vWA domain-containing protein, translating to MIDANRLLIKAKSQLTSKHPYFGMLASRLRHEEDKDISFYASNGKRFKYNPEFIQNCSKDELIFILTNCVMHHILSHQQRKLNRKGNLWQLATDFAINSMLKKNGLKIPKGANYNKEFKNMYAEEIYKVLLEQNNFEGTNAFDDKTDKSNNTLVDTKEETRESIFANIDNIQEIDDEKDEEQWEYAATLAKEVAQRKSLMPSGFERFAKKMKAKNIDWRFELYNAINRHMRNNYAFMPPNKKHIYRGIALPSLASDTLSLVVAIDTSGSIKDELLGAFIEEFKSIMQNFPSVAIELIIADAKVQGHYSFQGGDELKFSLKGGGGTDYRPVFEYIEANLPMSSMLLYFTDGEGIFPKIPPPYEVLWALSNKKNKIPFGRSLVIF from the coding sequence ATGATTGATGCAAACAGACTTTTAATAAAAGCAAAAAGCCAACTAACTTCAAAACATCCATATTTTGGGATGTTGGCTTCAAGGCTTAGACATGAAGAGGATAAAGATATCAGCTTCTATGCAAGTAACGGAAAAAGGTTTAAATATAACCCTGAGTTTATACAAAACTGTTCAAAAGATGAACTTATTTTTATTCTTACTAACTGCGTTATGCACCATATTTTATCCCATCAGCAAAGAAAGTTAAACAGAAAAGGAAATCTTTGGCAGCTTGCAACGGATTTTGCAATAAACTCTATGCTTAAAAAAAATGGACTGAAAATTCCCAAAGGTGCAAACTATAATAAAGAGTTTAAAAATATGTATGCAGAAGAGATTTATAAAGTTTTGTTAGAACAAAACAATTTTGAAGGAACAAACGCTTTTGATGATAAAACTGATAAATCAAACAACACTTTAGTTGATACTAAAGAGGAAACAAGAGAATCAATCTTTGCAAATATTGATAATATCCAAGAGATAGATGATGAAAAAGATGAAGAGCAATGGGAGTATGCGGCAACTTTGGCAAAAGAAGTAGCTCAAAGAAAATCTTTAATGCCAAGCGGTTTTGAGAGATTTGCAAAAAAAATGAAAGCAAAAAATATTGATTGGAGATTTGAACTTTATAATGCGATAAATCGCCATATGAGAAACAATTATGCTTTTATGCCCCCAAATAAAAAACATATCTACAGAGGAATTGCTCTTCCGAGTTTGGCAAGTGATACATTAAGTCTTGTTGTGGCAATCGATACTTCAGGAAGTATAAAAGATGAACTTTTAGGAGCATTCATAGAAGAGTTTAAATCTATTATGCAGAACTTTCCTTCTGTTGCAATAGAGCTTATAATTGCCGATGCAAAAGTTCAAGGTCACTACTCTTTTCAAGGAGGAGATGAATTAAAGTTTTCACTAAAAGGAGGTGGAGGGACTGATTACAGACCTGTATTTGAGTATATAGAAGCAAATCTTCCTATGAGTTCTATGCTTCTGTATTTTACGGACGGAGAAGGAATTTTTCCTAAAATTCCTCCTCCTTACGAAGTTTTATGGGCTTTGTCAAATAAAAAAAACAAAATCCCTTTTGGACGCTCTTTGGTTATATTTTAA
- a CDS encoding ATP-binding protein, translating into MNPQSAKRAIDHLTKRKVPIFLWGPPGIGKSSIVSQIAKEQGIECIDLRLSLLDPTDLRGIPFFNQDDNSAVWAPASFLPDGSKKKGILFLDELNTAAPMVQASAYQLILDRKIGEYTLPEDWAIVAAGNRESDRGVVFRMASPLANRFVHLEMEPNVEDWKIWAKSANIETSIIAFISYRPDALFAFNTNDDNKSFATPRTWEYVDEILKSKPDEDLLLTMISGAIGEELAASFLGFKEVESKLPNMDEILRGSVKQEVPQETSALHILCTSLTMRVDDESSSETLDNLLKYTLNLPGEFAVMIVQDLREREISLDYLKSWPLWIKNFNSLLH; encoded by the coding sequence ATGAATCCTCAAAGCGCAAAAAGAGCAATAGATCATCTAACAAAAAGAAAAGTTCCAATCTTTTTATGGGGACCTCCGGGTATTGGAAAATCCTCTATTGTTTCGCAAATAGCAAAAGAACAAGGTATTGAGTGTATAGATTTAAGACTCTCGCTTTTAGATCCAACCGATTTAAGAGGAATCCCTTTTTTTAATCAAGATGATAACAGTGCCGTTTGGGCTCCAGCTTCTTTTCTTCCTGACGGTTCAAAGAAAAAAGGAATTCTTTTTTTAGATGAGTTAAATACGGCAGCTCCCATGGTTCAAGCCTCGGCTTATCAGCTTATTTTAGATAGAAAAATAGGAGAATATACCCTGCCCGAAGATTGGGCAATTGTTGCAGCAGGAAATAGAGAGAGTGACAGAGGTGTAGTTTTTCGTATGGCTTCTCCTTTGGCAAACAGATTTGTTCACTTAGAGATGGAACCAAATGTAGAGGACTGGAAAATTTGGGCTAAAAGTGCAAATATTGAGACCTCTATAATAGCTTTTATCTCATATAGACCCGATGCTCTGTTTGCTTTTAATACAAATGATGATAACAAATCTTTTGCCACCCCTAGAACTTGGGAATATGTTGATGAAATCTTAAAATCAAAACCTGATGAAGATTTACTTCTAACCATGATTAGCGGAGCCATAGGTGAAGAGCTGGCAGCTTCATTCTTAGGCTTTAAAGAGGTTGAAAGCAAACTGCCGAATATGGATGAAATTTTAAGAGGTTCAGTAAAACAAGAAGTACCGCAGGAGACTTCAGCTTTACATATTTTATGTACTTCGCTTACAATGCGAGTCGATGATGAAAGTTCAAGCGAAACGTTAGATAATCTATTAAAATATACTCTGAATCTTCCCGGAGAGTTCGCCGTTATGATAGTTCAGGATTTAAGAGAAAGAGAGATTAGTCTTGATTATCTAAAGAGTTGGCCTTTATGGATTAAAAACTTCAATTCTCTTTTACACTGA
- the nhaD gene encoding sodium:proton antiporter NhaD, with protein sequence MKILSFLGLLGTACFANEFENPDLTTSWVGLATLLIFVVGYYFIANEEKYHIDKSVPALFIGIFTFLMIAVYYGLNDLDIHLVHNEAERVILEIAEIFFFLFVAMTYIESLIDMGVFDSLKYSLISKGYTYRKLFWATGFLAFFISPIADNLTTALILSTVLITIDKNKKEFLVPGAINIVVAANAGGAWSPFGDITTLMAWTAGKGHFVDFLFLFPSSILGYLVTAFLLSRFVPRSKPEFDAKKELKPKMKEGAKEVIVLGVVTIACAVLSHQVLDFPAMWGMMFGLVLLKVHSFKLSKKFGKDHFNVFASMAKIENNTLMFFFGILAAVGALYFVGWLTLASIVYEPQHLGPTMSNIAVGFLSAVVDNVPVMSAILKANPDMDLSNWMLVTLTAGIGGSLISFGSAAGVGVMGKLKGIYTFSSHMKYAWTILLGYCVSIAIWYFQFEVLGLN encoded by the coding sequence ATCAAAATTTTATCTTTTTTGGGATTACTAGGCACTGCCTGTTTTGCCAATGAGTTTGAGAATCCGGATTTAACTACTTCTTGGGTTGGTCTGGCTACCTTGTTAATATTCGTTGTAGGGTATTATTTTATTGCAAATGAAGAGAAATATCATATTGACAAATCAGTACCTGCACTTTTTATAGGTATTTTTACTTTTTTAATGATTGCCGTTTATTACGGTTTGAATGATTTAGATATTCATTTGGTACACAATGAAGCGGAAAGAGTTATCTTAGAAATTGCAGAAATTTTCTTTTTCCTTTTTGTTGCTATGACTTATATTGAATCCTTAATTGATATGGGAGTTTTCGACAGTTTAAAATATAGTCTTATTTCAAAAGGTTATACTTATAGAAAACTTTTCTGGGCAACGGGATTTCTGGCATTTTTTATCTCACCTATTGCAGATAACTTAACTACGGCTCTTATTTTATCAACAGTTTTAATCACAATTGATAAAAATAAAAAAGAGTTTTTAGTTCCGGGGGCAATAAATATTGTTGTTGCAGCAAATGCAGGCGGGGCTTGGTCACCTTTTGGAGATATTACTACACTTATGGCTTGGACAGCAGGAAAAGGACATTTTGTTGATTTCCTATTTCTTTTCCCTTCTTCAATTTTAGGGTATCTTGTAACAGCCTTTTTATTATCAAGATTTGTTCCAAGAAGCAAACCTGAATTTGATGCTAAAAAAGAGTTAAAACCAAAAATGAAAGAGGGAGCAAAAGAAGTAATAGTTTTAGGTGTTGTTACAATTGCTTGTGCCGTTTTATCTCATCAAGTTTTAGATTTCCCTGCAATGTGGGGTATGATGTTTGGGCTCGTACTTCTTAAAGTGCATTCATTTAAACTTAGTAAAAAGTTCGGTAAAGATCACTTTAATGTTTTTGCTTCAATGGCAAAAATAGAAAACAATACTTTAATGTTTTTCTTCGGTATCCTAGCTGCCGTTGGGGCTTTATATTTTGTAGGTTGGCTAACACTTGCTTCAATAGTTTACGAACCGCAGCATTTAGGACCTACAATGTCTAATATAGCTGTTGGATTTTTATCCGCTGTTGTAGATAACGTTCCTGTTATGTCTGCAATTTTAAAAGCAAATCCGGATATGGATCTTTCAAACTGGATGTTAGTAACTCTAACAGCAGGTATCGGAGGTTCTTTAATCTCTTTTGGTAGTGCCGCAGGTGTTGGAGTAATGGGAAAACTAAAAGGAATTTATACTTTTAGTTCTCATATGAAATATGCTTGGACGATTTTACTTGGTTATTGTGTATCAATAGCTATTTGGTATTTTCAATTTGAGGTTTTAGGACTCAATTAA
- a CDS encoding DUF2061 domain-containing protein produces MAEKAYRSVVKTVSWRTVGTLDTMIISYFITGNLTMAASIGSIEVFTKMVLYYLHERAWNKVPLGKVKEPDYQI; encoded by the coding sequence ATGGCAGAAAAGGCTTACAGATCTGTAGTCAAAACTGTCTCATGGCGAACTGTCGGAACTCTTGATACTATGATAATCTCCTATTTTATTACCGGTAATTTAACAATGGCTGCCTCAATAGGTTCAATAGAAGTATTCACGAAAATGGTACTTTACTATCTGCATGAAAGAGCTTGGAACAAAGTTCCTTTAGGCAAAGTAAAAGAGCCTGATTACCAAATTTAA